In the genome of Oncorhynchus mykiss isolate Arlee chromosome 18, USDA_OmykA_1.1, whole genome shotgun sequence, one region contains:
- the stom gene encoding erythrocyte band 7 integral membrane protein isoform X1: MCYLVLFILLCSGTLLSITLIDYYQHQRVDIALFSQDVRELMDCPWRLNLTHRELYRTELWSCCNASDRLMVTRQNTNLNQSLSYEIHRWKKRKVDQALWEMLPQTVPWSKGSLSRCAVVGSGGILQNSSCGAEIDNADYVIRFNLAPINKSCDVGVKTDLVTANPSQIIKGYTDLQQNPGHLAEVLSFYGHAHLLLPAFSSASGTAPCFKVYHALRKARPQQEVVFFHPDYLFELGRFWRHRGQRARRLSTGLMLASTALEICEQVHLYGFWPFPLDLSHNSLPHHYYDNVGPNRKMHAMPEEFLLLLQLHSQGALQLHVGPCTLTPTP; this comes from the exons atgtgttaCCTGGTTCTATTCATTCTCCTCTGCTCTGGAACTCTCCTGTCTATAACGCTCATAGACTACTACCAACACCAAAG aGTGGACATTGCCCTGTTCTCTCAGGATGTGAGAGAGCTGATGGACTGTCCTTGGAGACTCAACCTCACACACAGAGAACTAtacag gaCAGAGTTGTGGTCGTGCTGTAATGCGTCTGATAGGCTGATGGTGACCAGACAGAACACCAATCTGAACCAGAGTCTGTCCTACGAGATACACAGGTGGAAGAAGAGAAAGGTGGATCAAGCACTATGGGAGATGCTGCCTCag accgTACCCTGGAGTAAAGGTTCGTTGAGTCGTTGTGCCGTGGTGGGAAGTGGAGGAATCCTGCAGAACAGCAGCTGTGGAGCGGAAATAGACAATGCTGACTATGTCATCAG gTTTAACCTGGCTCCTATCAACAAGAGTTGTGACGTGGGAGTGAAAACAGACCTCGTAACAGCCAACCCTAGCCAGATCATTAAAGG gTACACTGACCTCCAGCAGAACCCTGGACACCTGGCAGAAGTCCTGTCATTCTATGGCCACGCCCATCTGCTTCTCCCCGCCTTCTCGTCTGCCTCTGGGACAGCCCCCTGCTTCAAG GTGTACCATGCCCTCCGTAAGGCCCGCCCCCAACAAGAAGTGGTGTTCTTCCACCCAGACTACCTGTTTGAGCTGGGCAGGTTCTGGCGTCACCGTGGGCAGCGAGCCCGACGGCTCTCTACTGGTCTGATGCTGGCCAGCACTGCTTTGGAGATCtgtgaacag GTTCATCTGTACGGCTTCTGGCCCTTCCCTCTGGATCTATCCCACAATTCTTTGCCCCATCATTACTATGACAACGTGGGTCCGAACCGCAAAATGCACGCAATGCCTGAAGAGTTCCTGCTGTTACTACAACTCCACAGCCAGGGGGCGCTACAGCTACATGTTGGACCCTGTACActgacccctacaccctaa
- the stom gene encoding erythrocyte band 7 integral membrane protein precursor codes for MCYLVLFILLCSGTLLSITLIDYYQHQRDGFLDSVQKGLQCRRLRKRLVTMSTIKKVDIALFSQDVRELMDCPWRLNLTHRELYRTELWSCCNASDRLMVTRQNTNLNQSLSYEIHRWKKRKVDQALWEMLPQTVPWSKGSLSRCAVVGSGGILQNSSCGAEIDNADYVIRFNLAPINKSCDVGVKTDLVTANPSQIIKGYTDLQQNPGHLAEVLSFYGHAHLLLPAFSSASGTAPCFKVYHALRKARPQQEVVFFHPDYLFELGRFWRHRGQRARRLSTGLMLASTALEICEQVHLYGFWPFPLDLSHNSLPHHYYDNVGPNRKMHAMPEEFLLLLQLHSQGALQLHVGPCTLTPTP; via the exons atgtgttaCCTGGTTCTATTCATTCTCCTCTGCTCTGGAACTCTCCTGTCTATAACGCTCATAGACTACTACCAACACCAAAG AGATGGGTTCCTGGACTCTGTTCAGAAGGGGTTGCAGTGTAGGAGACTGAGAAAGAGACTGGTGACCATGAGTACTATAAAAAA aGTGGACATTGCCCTGTTCTCTCAGGATGTGAGAGAGCTGATGGACTGTCCTTGGAGACTCAACCTCACACACAGAGAACTAtacag gaCAGAGTTGTGGTCGTGCTGTAATGCGTCTGATAGGCTGATGGTGACCAGACAGAACACCAATCTGAACCAGAGTCTGTCCTACGAGATACACAGGTGGAAGAAGAGAAAGGTGGATCAAGCACTATGGGAGATGCTGCCTCag accgTACCCTGGAGTAAAGGTTCGTTGAGTCGTTGTGCCGTGGTGGGAAGTGGAGGAATCCTGCAGAACAGCAGCTGTGGAGCGGAAATAGACAATGCTGACTATGTCATCAG gTTTAACCTGGCTCCTATCAACAAGAGTTGTGACGTGGGAGTGAAAACAGACCTCGTAACAGCCAACCCTAGCCAGATCATTAAAGG gTACACTGACCTCCAGCAGAACCCTGGACACCTGGCAGAAGTCCTGTCATTCTATGGCCACGCCCATCTGCTTCTCCCCGCCTTCTCGTCTGCCTCTGGGACAGCCCCCTGCTTCAAG GTGTACCATGCCCTCCGTAAGGCCCGCCCCCAACAAGAAGTGGTGTTCTTCCACCCAGACTACCTGTTTGAGCTGGGCAGGTTCTGGCGTCACCGTGGGCAGCGAGCCCGACGGCTCTCTACTGGTCTGATGCTGGCCAGCACTGCTTTGGAGATCtgtgaacag GTTCATCTGTACGGCTTCTGGCCCTTCCCTCTGGATCTATCCCACAATTCTTTGCCCCATCATTACTATGACAACGTGGGTCCGAACCGCAAAATGCACGCAATGCCTGAAGAGTTCCTGCTGTTACTACAACTCCACAGCCAGGGGGCGCTACAGCTACATGTTGGACCCTGTACActgacccctacaccctaa